The Desulfocurvus vexinensis DSM 17965 genome contains the following window.
TTTTTGAACTGTTCACGGTGCGTCTCTTCATCTTCGCCGTCCACCTGTGCGAGAAGCTTCCCGGAATGAACATCCTCGACATGAAAAACCTTGGGAGAAAAGGCCTCAAGGCCGCTGATACGCTCGACCTCGGAAGCAATTCCGTTCAGGGCGTGAAAGGCGGTTCCGCCTTCCTCCGCGCCAAGGCGGACAAGCTCCTCGCGAAGGGTTGCTATGTGCCGAAGGATGGCGCTGGAAGTGGATTCCTGATCAATATTGTTTTCGTGGCTTGATACTTCAGCCGTGAAATGTGCCATGATATCAAGGTGATTCAGTTGACCAACAGGGTCCGGTGCCTCGCTGGCAAAGCGGTGGGAACCAGGCATCTGGCCGGTCAACATCTTGTTGGCGGCGGCGCGGGTTTTGTCGATATACAGCAGGGTTTCAAGCTGCTGGACGCCTTCCAATTCAGCGACAATGCCGCCCAGGGCGTTGAAGGCGACGCCACCTTCCTCCGCGCCAAGAGCTTGCAGTTCGCCGTGCAATGCAATCGAATACGAACGGATGTTGCCGGAAATGGTTCCCTGTTGGTGTTGATCAATGGTGCTCTTCATGTCTGTTTTCCCTTACAGTGCGCCGCCAAGATCGGCCCAGGCGGTTTGAATGTGATCGTAGGTAAGGCACTTGTCGTCTTCCGTGAGCATCAGGCTTCCAAGACGCAGAACCTTGGTGAGGCCGCGCAATGCGCCCGCTGTAGCGGTCTACAGTTTTTTGGACACTCATTTGCGCTAATCAGGCCGCTATTGACACCGG
Protein-coding sequences here:
- a CDS encoding transposase domain-containing protein; this encodes MKSTIDQHQQGTISGNIRSYSIALHGELQALGAEEGGVAFNALGGIVAELEGVQQLETLLYIDKTRAAANKMLTGQMPGSHRFASEAPDPVGQLNHLDIMAHFTAEVSSHENNIDQESTSSAILRHIATLREELVRLGAEEGGTAFHALNGIASEVERISGLEAFSPKVFHVEDVHSGKLLAQVDGEDEETHREQFKNAAYELAYMDAR